One Phoenix dactylifera cultivar Barhee BC4 unplaced genomic scaffold, palm_55x_up_171113_PBpolish2nd_filt_p 000819F, whole genome shotgun sequence genomic window carries:
- the LOC103722661 gene encoding putative disease resistance protein RGA3, with product MAMILDAFVSSFCEMLLTYAKEEVIKILGVPDEIRKLRKWLEMIQDVLADAENRRLENNQAINRWLNELRDLMYDADDIIDECQIEGEKLLSSNTSSSRRAESVCCCYPPIVCLHKVRFRHEIGKRIRNLNCELEQLAKRKDNLHLIPAPRNDHYKSRISHKTSPILVESDLMGEKIKDDTRRLVDLLTKENNKKIQVFAIVGMGGIGKTTLAQKIYNDEKLRDNFNQMPHQIAQIYNDEKLQDNFNRMPHQMAQIYNDEKLRDNFNQMSQIWLCVSQDFSESNLLRSIIEQAGGNPRDAEQKEVLEPMLSELLRNKKFFVVLDDVWDAQVWDRVLRNPLQSCSTDSRILITTRNINIAKHVGAIHSHMVEKLSREDGWSLICNMVFEEGDEQDMHDLRDIGMKIVEKCDGLPLALRAIGGVLRTKAKRPLEWEKVLSSSAWSFTKLPDEVMGALYLSYLHLPPPLKQCFTYFSLFPEDYQIDRNFFVSSCIAEGFVTSEDDTPLEDVAEEYWKELVQRNLLQPGPYSYDQISCKMHDLFRSLAQHIAGDECFVGDARAFENKITSSFSSIKLRRLSIVDGNLETIPDLIMK from the coding sequence ATGGCGATGATCCTGGATGCCTTCGTCTCTAGTTTCTGTGAGATGCTGTTAACCTATGCAAAGGAAGAGGTGATCAAGATCTTGGGTGTGCCCGACGAAATCAGGAAGCTTCGCAAGTGGCTGGAGATGATACAGGACGTTCTCGCTGATGCAGAGAATAGACGCCTCGAGAACAATCAGGCCATCAACCGTTGGCTGAACGAGCTGCGAGATCTCATGTACGATGCTGACGACATCATTGATGAATGCCAAATCGAGGGTGAGAAGCTTCTTAGCTCAAACACATCGTCATCTCGTCGTGCTGAGTCGGTATGTTGTTGCTACCCTCCTATTGTTTGCTTGCACAAAGTCAGGTTCCGTCATGAGATTGGCAAAAGAATTAGAAATCTCAACTGCGAGCTTGAACAACTTGCCAAGCGCAAAGATAACCTCCATCTTATACCTGCTCCTCGTAATGACCACTACAAAAGTAGAATAAGCCACAAGACATCTCCTATACTTGTTGAATCTGATCTTATGGGAGAGAAAATTAAGGATGATACAAGGAGGTTGGTGGACCTATtgacaaaagaaaataacaaaaaaatccaAGTCTTTGCAATTGTTGGCATGGGGGGGATAGGCAAAACTACTCTTGCTCAGAAGATTTATAATGATGAGAAGCTTCGGGACAACTTCAACCAAATGCCACACCAAATAGCACAGATTTATAATGATGAGAAGCTTCAAGACAATTTCAACCGAATGCCACACCAAATGGCGCAGATTTATAATGATGAGAAACTTCGGGACAACTTCAACCAAATGTCACAGATTTGGTTGTGCGTGTCCCAAGATTTCTCCGAGTCCAATTTACTGAGATCTATCATAGAGCAAGCTGGAGGTAATCCTAGAGATGCTGAGCAGAAGGAAGTGCTTGAACCCATGCTTAGTGAATTACTCAGGAACAAAAAATTCTTTGTAGTCTTGGATGATGTTTGGGATGCACAGGTATGGGATCGAGTATTGAGAAATCCCTTGCAGAGTTGTTCGACAGATAGTAGAATTTTGATAACAACTAGAAACATAAACATTGCTAAACACGTGGGTGCAATACACAGTCACATGGTGGAGAAGTTGTCTCGAGAGGATGGTTGGTCATTAATTTGCAACATGGTTTTTGAGGAAGGGGATGAACAAGATATGCATGACTTAAGAGATATAGGGATGAAAATTGTAGAGAAATGTGATGGCCTTCCCCTTGCTCTTAGGGCGATTGGAGGGGTTCTTCGAACCAAGGCAAAAAGGCCTTTGGAATGGGAAAAGGTCCTTTCTAGCTCAGCATGGTCTTTTACTAAGCTTCCGGATGAGGTGATGGGTGCTTTGTACTTGAGCTATCTGCATTTACCACCTCCTCTCAAGCAGTGCTTCACTTACTTTTCATTATTTCCCGAGGACTACCAAATTGATCGAAATTTTTTTGTCAGTAGTTGTATTGCAGAGGGCTTTGTAACATCCGAGGACGATACGCCCTTGGAAGATGTGGCGGAAGAGTATTGGAAGGAGTTGGTGCAGAGGAACCTACTACAGCCAGGTCCTTATTCGTATGATCAAATAAGTTGCAAGATGCATGACCTTTTTCGATCTCTAGCTCAGCATATAGCAGGGGATGAGTGCTTCGTCGGAGATGCACGAGCATTCGAAAATAAGATCACATCCTCCTTTTCATCGATAAAACTACGCCGTTTATCAATTGTAGATGGAAACTTAGAAACCATACCTGACTTGATAATGAAATAG